In Microcoleus sp. FACHB-831, a single window of DNA contains:
- a CDS encoding lysophospholipid acyltransferase family protein, with translation MSRHRFDGWSLDERDPQVIKVLMAAWEFLYHYYFRVKTDGWHHLPSKGGVLIVGSHNGGLLAPDMFMFMYDWFRRYGCDRPAYGLMHPAVWKVSHAIAKGITGGLFSLPLEVEVSTLAVQCGAIVAHPKMARAALQRGAAVLVYPGGAEDAFRAHRLRHQIYFAGRKGFIKLALQEGVPIVPAISKGAHDTVIILDNYYKQVRQLHEWGLPWLFDIDPVAFPIYLGLPWGLGIGPIPHIPLPVQIHTRVCKPIVFERYGFAAARDRKYVDACYNQVLTQMQLELDRLVQDCS, from the coding sequence ATTTCTCGCCATCGGTTTGATGGTTGGTCTTTAGACGAGCGAGATCCCCAGGTTATTAAAGTTTTGATGGCGGCGTGGGAATTCCTCTACCACTACTACTTTCGCGTAAAAACCGATGGTTGGCATCACCTACCTTCTAAGGGGGGCGTGCTGATTGTCGGTTCGCATAATGGGGGGTTGCTCGCACCCGATATGTTTATGTTTATGTATGACTGGTTTCGGCGGTATGGATGCGATCGCCCCGCCTATGGACTGATGCATCCAGCAGTTTGGAAGGTTTCTCATGCGATCGCAAAGGGTATAACCGGCGGACTGTTCTCGCTACCGTTAGAAGTCGAGGTCTCAACTTTAGCAGTCCAGTGCGGGGCAATCGTCGCTCACCCCAAAATGGCTCGCGCCGCCCTGCAACGCGGTGCAGCAGTTCTCGTCTATCCAGGCGGCGCCGAGGATGCGTTCCGTGCCCATCGCCTGCGCCATCAAATTTACTTTGCAGGACGCAAGGGATTCATCAAACTTGCATTGCAAGAAGGCGTGCCCATTGTGCCCGCAATTTCTAAAGGTGCCCACGATACTGTAATAATTCTGGATAACTATTATAAACAGGTGCGACAACTGCACGAGTGGGGATTGCCTTGGCTATTTGATATCGATCCTGTAGCGTTTCCGATTTACTTGGGGCTACCTTGGGGGCTGGGGATTGGCCCGATACCGCACATTCCTCTACCCGTACAGATTCACACGCGAGTGTGTAAGCCTATTGTATTCGAGCGTTACGGTTTTGCAGCAGCACGCGATCGCAAGTATGTAGATGCTTGCTACAACCAAGTCCTCACCCAAATGCAACTTGAACTCGACCGTCTAGTGCAAGATTGTTCCTAA
- a CDS encoding DUF1517 domain-containing protein translates to MSSWGDRLNRLTGRTRFVVCRLFMHLAGQEVAPLLGILNRAGREAIEADGDINILGEGLVEICQNLLQNDTYWQSAANEGDVFWSEGEAGDFVNELFTDSASRYLSEPDFSQPNTGRDEPLTLPVTRNLVVMITIAYEGEAPELEGDLAELSALKAGLKAIINLHYQERLRAIQVHFSPARLGDELTSDQLLLNFPELIPL, encoded by the coding sequence ATGAGTTCTTGGGGCGATCGCTTGAATAGACTTACCGGACGCACGCGATTTGTAGTCTGCCGTTTGTTTATGCATTTAGCAGGTCAAGAGGTTGCACCTCTGTTAGGAATTCTCAATCGCGCTGGTAGAGAAGCAATCGAAGCAGATGGCGACATTAACATCCTTGGAGAAGGACTCGTTGAAATTTGCCAAAACCTATTACAGAACGATACTTACTGGCAATCTGCGGCCAATGAAGGCGATGTTTTCTGGAGTGAAGGTGAAGCTGGCGACTTCGTGAATGAGTTATTTACTGACTCTGCCTCGCGCTACCTAAGCGAACCCGACTTCAGCCAACCTAATACTGGGAGAGATGAACCTTTAACGCTTCCAGTAACTCGTAACTTGGTTGTTATGATTACCATAGCTTACGAGGGAGAAGCACCAGAGTTAGAAGGCGATCTTGCCGAACTCAGTGCGCTTAAAGCTGGTCTAAAAGCCATAATTAATTTGCACTATCAGGAAAGGTTGCGGGCTATACAGGTTCACTTTTCCCCTGCACGGTTGGGCGATGAACTGACTAGCGATCAACTATTGCTCAATTTTCCAGAACTCATTCCCCTGTAA
- a CDS encoding AAA family ATPase, translating into MTNLLTQLNETFPFCPTPPTWELNWDEITNHFDCISNLKGCVQDPIHHAEGDVFIHTRMVCEALISLPAWRNLSSSDRSILFAAALLHDIAKPAYTNIDENGRVSSKGHGRQGARMARQVVWELDPPMPFYQREQVFALIQLGSLPMWFLEKQNPQQAVIRASQVVRCDWLAILAEADVRGRSCNDQQGILDRIELFREFCQENNCLSQPRPFPSEHSRFIYFRKEDGYPDYQAFDDTQFEVVLMSGLPGTGKDYWIQENLQGWPVICLDDLRKEMKITPGKTPGIVVEEAKKRAREYMRSRRSFVWNATNTTRSMRLQLIDFFAGYNARIRIVYREANFDELLRRNRERTAMVPENVIHKLAAKLDIPDITEAHQVQWVIDA; encoded by the coding sequence ATGACTAATTTATTAACTCAATTAAACGAGACTTTCCCATTTTGTCCTACACCTCCAACATGGGAGTTAAATTGGGATGAAATAACCAACCATTTCGACTGCATAAGCAACCTAAAAGGATGCGTGCAAGATCCCATTCATCATGCGGAAGGAGATGTTTTCATTCACACCCGCATGGTGTGCGAAGCGTTAATTTCATTACCAGCTTGGCGTAACTTATCCAGTAGCGATCGCTCTATTCTTTTTGCAGCAGCTTTATTGCACGATATCGCCAAACCCGCATACACAAACATCGATGAAAATGGCAGAGTCTCCTCTAAAGGTCACGGTCGCCAAGGAGCAAGAATGGCAAGACAAGTTGTGTGGGAACTCGATCCGCCAATGCCATTTTATCAGCGAGAACAAGTATTTGCCTTAATACAATTAGGCAGTCTGCCAATGTGGTTTTTAGAGAAACAAAACCCGCAACAAGCAGTTATTAGAGCCAGTCAAGTTGTCCGGTGCGATTGGTTAGCAATATTGGCAGAAGCAGATGTTAGAGGACGCAGTTGCAACGACCAACAGGGAATCCTAGATCGAATTGAACTTTTTCGAGAATTTTGTCAGGAAAATAACTGTTTATCTCAACCCCGACCATTCCCCTCAGAACACAGTCGCTTTATCTACTTCCGCAAAGAAGATGGATATCCCGATTACCAAGCGTTTGACGACACGCAATTTGAAGTTGTTTTAATGTCAGGCTTGCCGGGAACTGGCAAAGATTACTGGATTCAGGAAAATCTTCAAGGGTGGCCTGTAATTTGTCTAGATGACTTGAGGAAAGAAATGAAAATTACTCCAGGAAAAACGCCAGGAATCGTGGTGGAAGAAGCAAAAAAAAGAGCGCGTGAGTATATGCGATCGCGCCGTTCTTTTGTCTGGAATGCCACTAATACCACTCGCTCAATGCGCCTGCAATTAATTGATTTTTTTGCTGGGTACAATGCCCGCATCCGCATTGTTTATCGAGAAGCAAACTTTGACGAATTGCTGCGGCGTAACCGCGAGAGGACAGCGATGGTTCCCGAAAATGTTATCCACAAACTTGCTGCCAAACTCGATATTCCCGACATAACCGAAGCACATCAAGTGCAGTGGGTAATTGACGCTTAA
- a CDS encoding RNA ligase family protein has protein sequence MTKMYKYPRTYHIEGSRFQPGDEDLDSIPFSAIANKYVVIEEKVDGANAAISFSPDGQMLLQSRGHYLTGGEREKHFNLFKQWAYSHASAFWEVLGSRYILYGEWLYAKHTVFYDYLPHYFLEYDVLEIEQQQFLSTSSRKKLLAGLPLVSVPVLMTGILQSKKQMMNLLGESNYIQPGHIEKLRLLCREKELDEERALKQTDTSSTMEGLYIKVEEGEVVNARYKYVRASFLTTILQSEGHWLNRPIIPNLLRPGVDLFS, from the coding sequence ATGACAAAGATGTACAAATATCCCAGAACCTATCACATTGAAGGGTCGCGGTTCCAGCCAGGAGATGAAGATCTCGATAGCATACCATTTAGCGCGATCGCTAATAAATATGTAGTAATTGAAGAAAAAGTTGATGGTGCTAACGCCGCCATTAGCTTCAGTCCCGACGGTCAAATGCTCTTACAAAGTCGCGGACATTACCTAACAGGAGGAGAGAGGGAAAAACATTTTAACTTATTCAAACAGTGGGCATATAGTCATGCTTCTGCATTTTGGGAAGTGCTGGGAAGCCGCTACATTCTCTATGGCGAGTGGTTATATGCAAAGCACACAGTTTTTTACGACTATTTGCCGCACTACTTTTTAGAGTACGACGTGCTGGAAATTGAACAGCAACAATTCTTGAGTACGAGTAGCAGAAAGAAATTATTAGCAGGATTGCCCCTCGTTTCAGTTCCCGTCCTTATGACAGGCATTTTGCAGTCAAAAAAGCAAATGATGAATTTATTAGGGGAGTCAAACTATATCCAGCCGGGACATATAGAGAAGTTGCGGTTATTGTGTAGAGAGAAAGAGCTGGATGAGGAGCGAGCGCTCAAACAAACCGATACCAGCAGCACAATGGAAGGCTTGTATATAAAAGTAGAAGAAGGTGAGGTAGTGAATGCGCGTTATAAATATGTACGGGCGAGCTTTTTAACTACCATCTTGCAATCAGAAGGACATTGGCTAAATCGCCCTATTATCCCTAATCTGCTGCGTCCCGGTGTCGATTTATTTAGTTAA
- a CDS encoding DNA polymerase beta superfamily protein: MNRQEVEQRSILIALTGSRGYGLATETSDYDYRGVFVATKPYYLGFDQIEQKDRGWTEEEGLFTYLSKDTCIYELKKFLELSADNNPNILELLWFKDYVHLTEVGKTLMEHKQMFLSKKVKHTYAGYGYAQLKKLESHRKWLLEPPTRKPEPEDFGLEQTPPLTISEINSFLEYLYLLIRDRIQFVEEAQELYKLLTADIDFKGVLKQYALPEATLEYTQKITKSSENFIHRLQKSQQYQSARREYDNYQQWKKNRNPARAALEAKVGYDAKFAMQAIRLLRTGIEILETQKVIVDRREAGDREELLAIKRGDYSYEETMAIANNLYKGLDVAYEKSTLPRGVDKDAINQLCIDLVAMQGL, from the coding sequence ATGAATCGCCAAGAAGTTGAACAGAGATCAATTTTAATTGCTTTAACAGGATCTAGAGGCTACGGATTAGCTACTGAAACCTCCGACTACGACTATCGCGGCGTTTTTGTAGCCACAAAGCCTTATTACCTCGGCTTTGACCAGATTGAACAAAAAGACAGGGGTTGGACAGAAGAAGAAGGTTTGTTTACTTACCTCAGCAAAGACACTTGCATCTATGAATTGAAAAAATTTCTAGAACTTTCTGCTGATAACAATCCAAATATCCTAGAACTTCTCTGGTTTAAAGACTACGTGCATCTAACCGAAGTTGGCAAAACTTTGATGGAACACAAGCAAATGTTTTTATCAAAGAAAGTCAAGCACACCTATGCTGGCTACGGCTACGCACAACTCAAAAAATTAGAGTCTCACCGCAAATGGTTGCTGGAACCGCCAACCAGGAAACCTGAACCAGAAGACTTTGGGTTAGAACAAACTCCACCGCTGACCATAAGCGAAATTAATTCATTTCTGGAATATCTCTATCTATTAATTAGAGATAGGATTCAGTTTGTCGAGGAAGCACAGGAACTATATAAGCTGCTGACTGCGGATATTGATTTCAAAGGTGTATTGAAGCAGTACGCTTTACCAGAAGCAACCTTAGAATATACCCAAAAAATCACTAAGAGTTCAGAAAATTTCATTCACCGCCTGCAAAAAAGCCAGCAATATCAAAGCGCCCGCCGCGAGTATGATAACTATCAACAATGGAAGAAAAATCGCAATCCTGCACGGGCGGCGCTTGAAGCTAAAGTTGGTTATGATGCCAAATTTGCAATGCAGGCTATCCGGTTGTTAAGAACCGGGATTGAGATCTTAGAAACTCAAAAGGTGATAGTTGATAGGAGAGAAGCTGGTGATAGGGAGGAGTTGCTAGCTATTAAACGGGGCGATTATAGCTATGAAGAAACTATGGCGATCGCTAACAATTTATATAAAGGGCTTGATGTTGCTTATGAGAAGTCTACCCTACCAAGAGGTGTAGATAAAGACGCAATTAATCAACTTTGTATCGATCTAGTTGCAATGCAAGGATTGTGA